The Vidua macroura isolate BioBank_ID:100142 chromosome 4, ASM2450914v1, whole genome shotgun sequence genome window below encodes:
- the DLC1 gene encoding rho GTPase-activating protein 7 isoform X2, translating to MILTQIEAKEACDWLRAAGFPQYAQLYEDLLFPIDIALVKREHDFLDRDAIEALCRRLNTLNKCAVMKLEISPHRKRSEDSDEDEPCAISGKWTFQRDSKRWSRLEEFDVFPPKPDLNIPSPEAPPHLTNAASRESVLTDLSERQEVASILSISSTSSHQPTLQSEASTTRTNSVVSVCSSSNFVANDDSFSSLPSPRELNSFSFNTKANEKNAKSKTKSLLKRMESLKIKSSHHGKSKAPSKLGLIISGPILQEGMDEDKLKQLNCVEISTLNGNHINFPMVRKRSVSNSTQTSSSSSQSETSSAVSTPSPVTRTRSLSAYNKRVGMYLEGFDPFNQSTFSDVMEQNFKNRGSFAEDTVFFIPEDHKPGTFPKALSNGNFSPTESNTSVNWRTGSFHGHGHLTLQRENSGDSSKELGMGKRRNSSSSMSSRLSIYDNVPGSILYSSTSDLADLENEDIFPELDDILYHVKGMQRIVNQWSEKFSDEGDSDSALDSISPCPSSPKQIHLDVDNDRRTPSDLDSTGNSLNETEEPTGIQDRRDSGVGASLTRSSRHKLRWHSFQSSHRPSLSSASLQINCQSVAQMNLLQKYSLLKLTALLEKYTPSNKHGFSWAVPKFMKRIKVPDYKDRNVFGVPLQVNVQRTGQPLPQSIQQAMRYLRNHCLDQVGLFRKSGVKSRIQALRQMNESSTDSVNYEGQSAYDVADMLKQFFRDLPEPLMTNKLSETFLQIYQYVPKDQRLQAIKAAIMLLPDENREVLQILLYFLSDVTAAVKENQMTPTNLAVCLAPSLFHLNTLKRENSSPRVMQRKPSLGKPDQKDLNENLAATQGLAHMIAECKKLFQIPEEMSRGRNSYTEQDLRPLSLEELRGSSSNTEPSDYHCYLQDCVDDLLKEMKEKFKGWVSCSTSEQAELAYKKVCEGPPLRLWKTTIEISATPEDVLNRLLKEQHLWDEDLIESKVIEPLDSQTDIYQYVQNSMAPHPARDFVVLRTWRTNFPKGACVLLATSVDHDRAPVAGVRVNVLLSRYLIEPCGSGKSKLTYMCRIDLRGHMPDWYTKSFGHLCASEVVKIRDSFSQQSPESKEVKSR from the exons AAATCGAGGCCAAGGAAGCTTGTGACTGGCTGCGGGCTGCTGGGTTCCCACAGTATGCACAGCTTTATGAAG ATCTCCTTTTTCCAATTGACATTGCTCTAGTCAAGCGAGAGCATGACTTTCTGGACAGAGATGCTATTGAGGCGTTATGCAG GCGCTTAAATACTTTAAACAAATGTGCAGTGATGAAGCTAGAAATTAGTCCCCACAGGAAAAGG AGTGAAGATTCAGATGAAGATGAACCTTGTGCAATAAGCGGCAAATGGACTTTTCAGAGGGACAGCAAGAGGTGGTCAAGGCTTGAAGAGTTTGATGTCTTCCCTCCAAAACCGGACTTGAATATCCCGTCCCCAGAAGCTCCTCCTCACCTGACGAACGCAGCAAGCCGGGAGAGTGTGCTCACAGACCTCAGCGAACGCCAGGAGGTGGCTTCTATTCTGAGcatcagcagcaccagcagccaccAACCAACCCTGCAGAGCGAGGCGTCTACCACCAGGACAAACTCGGTAGTGAGCGTCTGTTCATCGAGCAATTTTGTAGCCAACGATGACTCATTCAGCAGCCTGCCCTCGCCCAGGGAACTGAATAGCTTCAGCTTCAATACAAAAGCCAATGAGAAGAATGCCAAGTCCAAAACAAAGAGCCTGCTCAAGAGAATGGAGAGTCTTAAAATCAAGAGTTCTCACCATGGCAAGAGCAAAGCTCCTTCAAAGCTTGGCCTGATTATTAGCGGGCCAATCCTGCAGGAGGGCATGGATGAGGACAAACTGAAACAACTTAACTGCGTGGAGATTTCCACCCTCAATGGCAATCACATCAACTTCCCTATGGTACGAAAGAGGAGTGTCTCCAATTCCACCcagaccagcagcagcagtagtcAGTCTGAGACGAGCAGTGCTGTCAGCACGCCCAGTCCTGTCACACGAACACGCAGCCTCAGTGCCTACAACAAAAGGGTGGGCATGTACCTGGAAGGCTTTGACCCCTTCAATCAGTCAACGTTCAGCGATGTGATGGAGCAGAACTTCAAGAACCGGGGCAGCTTTGCGGAAGACACCGTGTTTTTTATCCCTGAGGATCATAAGCCTGGCACTTTTCCCAAAGCGCTTTCCAATGGCAACTTCTCCCCTACAGAAAGCAACACATCTGTGAACTGGAGGACAGGGAGTTTCCATGGACATGGCCACCTCACCCTTCAGAGGGAGAACAGTGGTGACAGCTCCAAAGAGCTAGGCATGGGAAAAAGGCGCAACTCCTCCAGTTCAATGAGCAGCCGCCTGAGTATTTACGACAATGTGCCAGGTTCAATCCTGTATTCCAGTACAAGTGACCTGGCCGACCTCGAAAATGAAGACATATTCCCAGAACTAGACGACATCCTATACCATGTCAAAGGGATGCAAAGAATAGTGAACCAGTGGTCAGAGAAGTTCTCAGATGAAGGGGATTCTGACTCAGCACTCGACTCCATCTCCCCATGTCCTTCCTCTCCAAAGCAGATTCACCTTGATGTAGATAATGATCGAAGAACACCAAGTGATCTTGACAGTACAGGGAATTCACTGAATGAAACGGAAGAGCCCACAGGGATCCAGGACAGGAGAGACTCTGGGGTTGGTGCATCGCTGACACGTTCCAGCAG GCACAAGCTAAGGTGGCACAGCTTCCAGAGTTCCCACCGGCCCAGCCTCAGCTCGGCATCACTGCAGATCAACTGCCAGTCCGTGGCACAGATGAACCTGCTGCAGAAGTACTCTCTCCTGAAGCTGACTGCTCTCCTGGAGAAGTACACACCTTCCAACAAGCATGGTTTCAGCTG GGCAGTACCAAAGTTTATGAAAAGAATAAAGGTGCCAGATTATAAAGACCGAAATGTGTTTGGAGTGCCACTGCAAGTGAATGTGCAGCGCACGGGGCAGCCTCTTCCCCAGAGCATTCAGCAAGCCATGCGGTACCTCCGCAACCACTGTCTGGATCAG GTTGGACTGTTTAGGAAATCTGGAGTCAAATCAAGAATTCAGGCTTTGCGTCAGATGAATGAGAGTTCCACAGACAGCGTCAACTATGAAGGCCAGTCTGCCTATGATGTAGCAGACATGTTAAAGCAATTCTTCCGTGATCTCCCTGAGCCTCTCATGACCAACAAACTCTCCGAGACCTTCTTACAGATATACCAGT ATGTGCCAAAGGATCAGCGTCTCCAGGCTATCAAGGCTGCCATTATGCTTTTACCTGATGAGAACAGGGAGGTCCTCCAGATTCTTCTCTATTTCCTGAGTGATGTCACAGCTGCAGTGAAGGAAAACCAGATGACACCAACAAACCTGGCCGTCTGCTTAGCACCTTCCCTCTTCCACTTGAACACTCTCAAAAGAGAGAATTCTTCCCCAAG GGTGATGCAAAGGAAACCAAGCCTGGGCAAACCCGATCAAAAGGACCTAAATGAAAATCTGGCTGCAACCCAAGGGCTAGCTCATATGATTGCTGAATGCAAGAAACTCTTTCAG ATACCGGAAGAAATGAGCAGGGGTCGGAACTCGTACACGGAGCAGGACCTGCGTCccctcagcctggaggagctccggggcagcagcagcaacactgaGCCCTCTGACTACCACTGCTACCTCCAGGACTGCGTGGATGACTTGCTCAAGGAGATGAAGGAGAAGTTTAAAGGCTGGGTCAGCTGCTCCACATCAGAGCAAGCAGAGCTGGCGTACAAGAAG GTATGTGAAGGTCCCCCACTCCGATTATGGAAAACTACCATTGAAATCTCAGCTACACCAGAGGATGTTTTAAATCGTTTACTTAAAGAGCAGCATCTTTGGGATGAAGATCTTATAGAATCCAAAGTAATTGAGCCTTTGGATAGCCAGACAGATATATACCAGTATGTCCAGAACAGCATGGCACCTCACCCAGCCAGGGACTTCGTAGTCTTAAG gACATGGAGGACAAACTTCCCCAAAGGAGCCTGTGTGCTTCTAGCAACCTCAGTGGACCATGACCGGGCTCCTGTGGCAGGTGTTAGAGTCAATGTGCTCCTGTCGAGGTATCTGATTGAGCCCTGCGGGTCAGGAAAATCAAAACTTACCTACATGTGCAGAATTGATTTAAG GGGCCACATGCCAGACTGGTACACCAAGTCTTTCGGACACTTGTGTGCATCAGAAGTTGTTAAGATACGAGACTCTTTCAGTCAGCAGAGTCCTGAGAGCAAGGAAGTAAAATCCAGGTGA